A segment of the Marmota flaviventris isolate mMarFla1 chromosome 2, mMarFla1.hap1, whole genome shotgun sequence genome:
CTGGAATCCAATACCCTCATGTCTTCATAATTTCCTGTACCCCAGACTTCCTACAGAACATGCTCAAGTGAGCTCAGGGGACAGAGGCTCCTGGCCTGGCTTCCATTAAGATTGTACTAAGTCCACAGAAGAGTGTGTATTGCTGAGGAAGCAGCTGCaaaagagaatgtgtgtgtgtgtgtgtgtgtgtgtgtgtgtgtgtgtgtaaaacaagAGCTTATAAGAAAAGAATGACAGAAAGTGGAGTGAGCTTGTCAATCATTGCACTCTTCCCAGAGCAggcaagagaaaggaggaggagaggtgaAGTGTGGGTGTTCACTATGGGTTGCTTTTAAATCCAGCCAGGGCAGATGGGGCTGCCAGTCTGATACAGCTGGCTCCTGGGAGGGATAGGAGTGGGCTTTTCCTGTTCCTATCTAGCTAAAGGAGGATGGCCAGACTCTGGCAGTCTCCGCAGCTCCTGCTGGCCATTCTAATGTCCCTGGTGGCCTTCACCTACCAAGTAAAGAAATCCTTGATAAGTATCCATGAAGCATCTGCAGTGGAAAACTTCGTAGAAGACACATTAAAGTACATCAACAATGAATACAACAAGCAAAGTGATGACACGTACAACTTCAGGATCCTTCGAGTCCTAAGGATCCAGAAGAAGGTCAGTGAGTGGCTTCCATCCTCTCCTCACCACACCCAATCTCCAGGGACCCACTGATACTACAGGGTGTGTCCTACTCCAGTGAAATCTAGTGCCACATGAagcaggcatttttttttcaatataattttttatttctcactgAGATCCTTCTCCAAATTTAGGTATAAGTGGGGCCAATAGATGGTACTTGataatgcaaaataattattGCTTGTTCTTTCAGAATAATTCTAATGTTTCAATCTTCATCCacattaatcttttaattttttattttttatttataaataacagcagaatgcattacaattcttattacacagatagaacacaatttttcatatctctggttgtatatgcaGTATATTCACGTGAAGCaggcattttaaaagaaatgtacatTCTCTAGAATGAATGAAGTTGTTCTTTaaagatactaaaaaaaataatcaatggtCAACAACTTATACACCAAGGGCCAAATCTCCTGCTGCCTGCATTTGTAAATAGAGTTGCTTTGAAGCCCAGCCAAACCTACACATATATAACACCTATGGCTATGGTAATGCTTCCATGGCACAACTGACAAGTTGTAGCAGAGACTAGATAGTTCACAAAGCCTAAAATGTTTACAATCTATCCTTTACCAGAAAAACTTTACAGATTTCTGCCTTGAACCCTTTGCATCACTCCTATTATACAATGGGGGAGTTTGCTTATGAAGCAAGAAACATAGTGTTTCTTGTGGCTTCTGGTGTATTCTCTTTGAATGACAAAAAGAGGCAAGGCATCACACAAGAAGAGACCATCAATCAGTCTAGGACTGGGTCTTTGCCCTCAGGCAAAGTATAAATGAATGTCTGCACGCAGAAACagcagagaagggagaagaggttGTTCTGCATCTCCTTATCTCTTGATGCCCACAGATAACCGACCATATGGAGATCCTTGCACATGTGGAGATGCAGAGAACTGTCTGCCTGAAGCCAAAGATGGGCAACTGTGAAATTCAAAATGGGAAACTTTTCAAGGTACTTGGTAAAACACATTCACATAGAGAGAATTCATTTTCAgtaggttatttttttctgtatgatgAGGTTGGGGCAGAACTATTTAGGATTCATTCAAGCTtgcttgaggggctggggatatggctcaagtagtagcgcgctagcctggcatgcgtgaggcactgggttcgatcctcagtaccacataaaaataaagatattgtgtccacctaaagctaaaaaataaatatataaaaaaattcattcaagctCGCTTGAAAATAATGCATGAATAATACCTTCTTTCtcagagagaaaaagcaaagatGGGAATGACCAAGGTATCACTCTTTGGTTGCTGAAAGGATTATAAAGAGGCTGAAGTGGTCCAGAGGAGCCGTAGAGATGACTTAAGTTGCAGGGGGACAGGAAACAGTCAAATTATTAGTAAAACTCTAGCAGCCAGAGGGACCCAGCGCTTGCTGAATATCTAAACATCAGCACACCAAGAATGTGAAATTCCTGAGCTCCTGTCCTTCTTCCTTTCAACCAACAGTGTTTGGAAAGCATAAGACCAAAAAACAAGTTGAAAATAATTCggccagtggcagagctgggttgGGGAGAATGAGCCCATGTGTGTATGATATGCTGCGTGGCCTCCTGCCCCAAAGTCTGCTCAGTCATCAGCATGATTCATTCCTGCTTAGCACTGTTTACCTGAAGGAGGCTGGGCAGACACTGGCCCACACCATCACTACTGTGTGCAGAGTTAGGGTCAGTTCTCTGTACAGAAAGACCTGGAAGGTTGTCTCAGAAGTCTTCCAGATCTCTTACtcatccaaaagaattaaatctAGGATAATTGTATATCCCTCCTTGCCTAGAAGAGTCCTGACTTATGACAACtttttaatataatcatttaATAGCATATCCTTTTGCTTATATCATGGCCTTGCTTGATTCATAAATTATGTGGTCACCCTAGTTATAATAGTCTGAGGTTTCTCAACACAGAAATGTGTCCATCCCTGGATTCCCTTCTCATGCTTTACATGTATAATTCTTCAAAATCTAGCAAGGAAGTCT
Coding sequences within it:
- the Cst11 gene encoding cystatin-11, with amino-acid sequence MARLWQSPQLLLAILMSLVAFTYQVKKSLISIHEASAVENFVEDTLKYINNEYNKQSDDTYNFRILRVLRIQKKITDHMEILAHVEMQRTVCLKPKMGNCEIQNGKLFKKIQCYFSVFVIPWTETYKILGKNCSNI